One stretch of Paenibacillus sp. AN1007 DNA includes these proteins:
- a CDS encoding zf-HC2 domain-containing protein, with protein sequence MKCEEVVEWMHRYLDHDLGEAETTQMLQHVAKCPECAENFSMLRALSRELEDLPQVSPRFSLVDAIMPQLDAIDEARKEQSSTVQEMSPVPAAFENLQRSKPEERKAKSRWFNSMAGRMSVGAAAAVVVLGFGIWGYEPQQIENAESMMSRSGAPQESVNNDQSELSMGVNNDQADPTPQDEGSVIAPDQPDDSGTEPSEPPQNDQPDEIKGVEPQIPSNPKDQTPPEPSTGEGPVPDQGKQEDKSSTDSTINPKNTNPNQRTEQQPDTQEKDGAASNNPEQGQTPESNDQNENFSAQTIIPNEDAPARGITNNDSGSGTGADVGDQQQSQGLVAPDEGSTGTEAPTAKEWKSPDGSYVVMLTGDQLSVYAKSANDPDVLNLIEQRSVEGPVKSGSWSKDSMQFNYEVDKDGTTTKNSFKVNTASNVSPAK encoded by the coding sequence ATGAAATGCGAAGAGGTGGTGGAATGGATGCACCGGTATCTGGATCATGATCTGGGCGAGGCGGAAACGACGCAGATGCTGCAGCATGTGGCCAAGTGTCCGGAGTGCGCCGAAAATTTTAGTATGCTCAGAGCTCTATCCAGGGAACTGGAAGATTTGCCGCAAGTAAGCCCCAGATTCAGTTTGGTTGATGCCATTATGCCTCAGCTGGATGCAATTGATGAAGCGCGTAAAGAACAAAGCAGTACCGTGCAAGAAATGAGTCCTGTCCCTGCGGCGTTTGAGAATTTGCAGCGTTCCAAGCCAGAAGAACGGAAAGCGAAGTCCAGATGGTTTAACTCCATGGCTGGTCGTATGTCCGTTGGTGCAGCAGCTGCGGTTGTCGTATTGGGGTTTGGCATCTGGGGATATGAGCCTCAGCAGATAGAGAATGCAGAATCGATGATGAGCAGATCTGGCGCACCTCAGGAAAGTGTTAACAACGATCAGTCTGAGCTGAGCATGGGAGTGAATAATGATCAAGCGGATCCGACTCCCCAAGACGAAGGCAGTGTGATTGCACCTGATCAGCCTGATGATTCGGGGACTGAACCATCAGAACCGCCGCAAAATGATCAACCCGATGAAATCAAAGGTGTTGAACCTCAGATACCAAGTAATCCAAAAGATCAGACGCCTCCAGAGCCTTCAACTGGAGAAGGACCTGTCCCGGATCAGGGCAAGCAGGAAGATAAGTCTTCTACAGACTCAACCATTAATCCAAAGAACACAAACCCGAACCAGCGCACGGAGCAGCAGCCGGATACTCAAGAAAAAGACGGCGCAGCTTCGAACAACCCGGAACAGGGCCAAACGCCTGAATCTAATGATCAAAACGAAAACTTTTCAGCACAAACAATCATTCCTAACGAAGACGCACCAGCACGTGGAATTACGAATAATGATTCCGGGAGCGGAACGGGAGCAGATGTTGGTGACCAACAACAATCCCAGGGTCTTGTGGCTCCTGATGAAGGAAGCACAGGAACGGAAGCACCCACAGCCAAAGAGTGGAAGTCACCTGACGGCTCTTATGTTGTTATGCTGACGGGGGACCAGTTAAGTGTTTACGCGAAGTCAGCGAATGATCCGGATGTTCTGAATTTAATCGAGCAGCGGAGTGTAGAGGGCCCGGTAAAGTCAGGAAGTTGGTCTAAGGACAGCATGCAGTTTAATTATGAAGTGGATAAAGATGGAACGACGACCAAGAACTCGTTTAAAGTGAATACGGCATCAAATGTTTCACCTGCAAAATAG
- a CDS encoding sigma-70 family RNA polymerase sigma factor, which produces MVEPELIRAAQSGDRDALITLLREIEQHVYRTAYYILNNEQDALDAAQEALIRIYTKINSYEEKAQFKTWVQRIVTNICIDKFRRTKPSVSIDEHEMVFQDKQDVEHEVMSTYVARDIQDAINKLPEHHRTVIVLRYLQDLSYNEIADCLDLPLNTVKSYLFRARQQLQNLLQEYQKGGVTG; this is translated from the coding sequence GTGGTAGAGCCGGAACTCATCAGAGCCGCTCAATCGGGCGATCGCGACGCTCTAATTACCCTATTGCGGGAGATTGAACAGCATGTTTATCGTACCGCATATTACATTCTAAATAATGAACAGGACGCCTTGGATGCTGCGCAGGAAGCGTTGATCCGAATTTACACCAAGATTAATTCTTATGAAGAAAAAGCCCAGTTCAAAACTTGGGTGCAGCGCATTGTGACCAACATCTGTATTGACAAGTTTAGAAGAACCAAGCCATCCGTCTCTATTGATGAACATGAAATGGTTTTTCAGGATAAACAGGATGTTGAGCACGAAGTGATGTCCACTTATGTGGCAAGGGACATTCAAGATGCGATCAACAAGCTGCCGGAGCATCATCGGACCGTCATTGTTCTAAGATATTTGCAGGATTTATCTTATAACGAAATTGCGGATTGTCTTGATCTTCCGCTTAATACAGTGAAGTCTTACTTATTTAGGGCTAGACAACAATTACAAAATCTACTACAGGAGTATCAGAAAGGTGGTGTGACAGGATGA
- a CDS encoding cytidine/deoxycytidylate deaminase family protein: MGTVELRKDWDTYFMDIAYMVSTRSRCPRRHVGAVLVQGKKLLGTAYNGAPMGVPDCSEAGCMIAEEYELVVTDDHEEMVKKQRCIRTIHAEQNLLLFTDRIDREGSSVYVTDEPCWTCANMLANSGVTEIVFHRSYPKDTSKVKNMMQQKGISFRRLDSYQPPRETMMTVSN; encoded by the coding sequence ATGGGTACAGTAGAGCTTCGCAAGGATTGGGATACGTATTTTATGGATATTGCTTATATGGTTTCCACGCGTTCCCGCTGTCCGCGCCGGCACGTAGGGGCTGTTCTGGTTCAGGGAAAGAAACTGCTGGGGACAGCTTATAATGGTGCACCGATGGGGGTGCCGGATTGTTCCGAGGCCGGCTGCATGATCGCAGAAGAATACGAACTTGTAGTAACGGACGACCACGAGGAAATGGTTAAAAAGCAGCGCTGTATTCGTACCATTCACGCGGAGCAAAATTTGCTTTTGTTCACAGATCGTATTGATCGTGAGGGCTCCTCTGTGTATGTTACGGATGAACCCTGCTGGACCTGTGCCAACATGCTGGCGAACAGCGGTGTTACTGAAATTGTTTTTCATCGCTCGTATCCCAAGGATACAAGCAAAGTGAAGAATATGATGCAGCAGAAAGGCATTTCGTTCCGCAGACTGGACAGTTACCAGCCTCCTCGGGAGACGATGATGACGGTAAGCAACTAA
- a CDS encoding helix-hairpin-helix domain-containing protein has protein sequence MRWNKTMSIAAAVVGSVLILWSGKSEQPPSGWEPMRLGANQPTSEQDHSAAPSAALVREDAAAPASDRKEHHPAAASEAGAAQDAQVQGETSGDSSPQSQVPVNENRIPAAEPAGASADETTGVKTKGSGASLSSSIEAAAVPHPSSTGSEAAGSDRIDVNTASVSKLTELPGIGQKKAQAIVDYRNAHGPFTRVSELTKVKGIGSKMLEKMAPYVRVR, from the coding sequence ATGAGATGGAACAAAACGATGTCCATTGCTGCGGCAGTGGTTGGAAGCGTACTGATATTATGGTCGGGCAAAAGTGAACAGCCACCTAGCGGCTGGGAACCGATGCGGCTCGGCGCCAATCAGCCGACAAGTGAGCAGGACCACTCTGCTGCACCGTCGGCTGCTTTGGTTAGAGAGGATGCAGCTGCTCCAGCAAGTGATAGGAAAGAACATCATCCCGCTGCAGCATCTGAAGCAGGAGCAGCGCAGGATGCACAAGTTCAAGGTGAGACGTCAGGTGATTCGTCGCCTCAGTCACAGGTTCCTGTTAATGAGAATCGGATCCCTGCAGCCGAACCAGCCGGGGCATCGGCTGATGAAACGACCGGAGTGAAGACGAAGGGCTCAGGTGCAAGTCTTTCAAGTTCAATCGAAGCGGCTGCTGTTCCCCATCCGTCCAGCACGGGCTCGGAAGCAGCAGGCAGTGACAGGATCGATGTGAACACGGCGTCAGTCTCCAAGCTCACAGAGCTTCCAGGGATTGGGCAGAAGAAAGCTCAGGCTATTGTGGATTATCGGAATGCCCATGGCCCTTTTACTAGAGTCAGTGAACTTACCAAAGTGAAGGGCATAGGCAGCAAGATGCTTGAGAAAATGGCACCATATGTACGGGTTCGCTAG
- the leuS gene encoding leucine--tRNA ligase: MSENHQPKHGYQPQVMEKNWQQYWDENKTFKTGEDPSKPKFYALDMFPYPSGSGLHVGHPEGYTATDIVSRYKRMRGYNVLHPMGWDAFGLPAEQHALDTGEHPRHITFRNIDNFRRQIKSLGFSYDWDREISTTDPEYYKWTQWIFIQLYKKGLAYVDEVPVNWCEALGTVLANEEVIDGKSERGGHPVVRKPMRQWVLKITEYAERLLEDLEELDWSESIKDMQRNWIGKSTGAEVVFAIEGREEVIKVFTTRADTLFGASFAVLAPEHELVDVITSETEREAVKAYQEQAARKSDLERTDLAKEKTGVFTGAYAINPVNGAKLPIWIADYVLAGYGTGAVMAVPGHDARDWEFAKQFDLNIIEVIEGGDVTKEAYTGDGAHVNSDFLNGLNNEEAAAKMIAWLEENGKGQGKTTYRLRDWLFSRQRYWGEPIPILHLEDGTMKTVPEDQLPLLLPDIDQIKPSGTGESPLANVTDWVNTVDPETGMKARRETNTMPQWAGSCWYYLRFIDPHNDKELISKEKQQQWLPVDLYIGGAEHAVLHLLYARFWHKVLYDLGVVHTKEPFYKLVNQGMILGTNNEKMSKSRGNVINPDEIVNEFGADTLRLYEMFMGPLEATKPWNASGVEGMYRFLSRVWRLFINEDTGAVNEKITADGGTDEFKRTAHKTIKKVTEDLEHLRFNTAISQLMIFINDAYKADTLPREAMENFVQLLSPLAPHMAEELWSRLGYEGGISYVAWPEYDESMTVDAEVEIVVQVNGKIVTRATISKDLDAQGMQDYTMELAPVKQALEGKTIRKVIAVPGKLVNIVAG, translated from the coding sequence ATGAGTGAGAATCATCAGCCGAAGCACGGCTATCAACCGCAAGTGATGGAAAAAAACTGGCAGCAGTATTGGGATGAAAACAAAACATTCAAAACAGGTGAGGACCCGTCGAAACCGAAGTTTTATGCTCTGGATATGTTTCCTTATCCGTCCGGTTCCGGACTGCACGTAGGTCATCCGGAAGGATATACAGCAACGGATATCGTATCCCGTTACAAACGGATGCGCGGATACAATGTACTTCATCCGATGGGTTGGGACGCGTTCGGTCTGCCTGCAGAGCAGCACGCACTGGATACGGGGGAGCACCCGCGTCATATTACATTCCGCAATATCGACAATTTCCGTCGTCAGATCAAATCTCTCGGATTTTCGTATGACTGGGATCGCGAGATCAGCACAACGGACCCGGAGTACTACAAATGGACACAATGGATTTTCATCCAGCTGTACAAAAAAGGTTTGGCTTATGTAGATGAAGTGCCGGTGAACTGGTGTGAGGCATTGGGTACGGTTCTGGCGAATGAAGAGGTTATTGACGGTAAAAGTGAACGCGGCGGCCACCCCGTTGTACGTAAACCGATGCGTCAATGGGTGCTGAAAATTACGGAATATGCGGAGCGTTTGCTGGAGGACCTGGAAGAGCTGGACTGGTCGGAAAGCATCAAGGATATGCAGCGTAACTGGATCGGCAAATCGACAGGTGCTGAAGTGGTTTTTGCCATTGAAGGCCGTGAAGAAGTGATCAAAGTATTCACAACTCGCGCAGATACATTGTTTGGTGCAAGCTTTGCAGTTCTCGCTCCAGAACATGAACTGGTGGACGTGATTACGTCTGAAACAGAGCGTGAGGCAGTGAAAGCTTATCAGGAGCAGGCTGCGCGTAAGAGTGATCTGGAACGTACGGACTTGGCCAAAGAAAAAACAGGTGTGTTCACAGGGGCGTATGCGATCAATCCGGTTAACGGAGCAAAGCTTCCGATTTGGATTGCGGATTATGTACTGGCTGGTTACGGTACAGGGGCTGTTATGGCTGTCCCGGGGCATGATGCACGTGACTGGGAATTTGCGAAGCAGTTTGACCTGAATATCATCGAAGTCATTGAAGGCGGCGATGTCACAAAAGAGGCGTATACAGGCGACGGTGCACACGTGAACTCCGATTTCCTGAACGGATTAAACAACGAAGAAGCTGCGGCGAAGATGATCGCTTGGCTTGAAGAGAACGGTAAGGGACAAGGTAAAACAACATATCGTCTGCGTGACTGGTTGTTCAGCCGTCAGCGTTATTGGGGAGAGCCGATTCCGATTCTGCATCTGGAAGATGGAACAATGAAGACGGTGCCGGAAGATCAACTGCCGCTGCTGCTTCCTGACATTGACCAGATCAAACCTTCAGGTACAGGAGAATCTCCACTGGCTAATGTGACAGATTGGGTGAATACGGTCGATCCGGAAACAGGCATGAAAGCGCGCCGCGAAACGAACACGATGCCGCAGTGGGCAGGAAGCTGCTGGTATTATCTGCGGTTCATCGATCCTCACAATGACAAGGAACTGATCTCGAAGGAGAAACAGCAGCAGTGGCTGCCAGTGGACTTGTACATCGGTGGAGCAGAACATGCGGTACTTCACCTGCTGTATGCTCGTTTCTGGCACAAAGTGCTGTATGATCTGGGCGTTGTACACACGAAAGAGCCATTCTACAAGCTGGTCAACCAAGGTATGATTCTGGGTACCAATAACGAAAAAATGAGTAAATCCCGTGGTAATGTGATTAACCCGGATGAGATTGTTAACGAATTCGGTGCAGATACACTGCGTCTCTATGAAATGTTCATGGGACCTCTGGAAGCGACCAAACCTTGGAACGCCAGCGGGGTCGAAGGGATGTATCGTTTCTTGTCACGTGTATGGCGTCTGTTCATCAACGAAGATACAGGTGCAGTTAATGAGAAGATTACAGCAGATGGCGGAACGGATGAATTCAAACGCACAGCGCATAAAACAATCAAAAAAGTGACGGAGGATCTGGAGCATCTGCGTTTCAACACCGCGATAAGCCAATTGATGATCTTCATTAACGATGCATACAAAGCGGATACACTGCCTCGTGAAGCAATGGAGAACTTTGTTCAGCTGCTGTCACCTTTGGCACCGCATATGGCGGAGGAACTGTGGAGTCGTCTTGGATATGAAGGTGGAATTTCCTACGTGGCTTGGCCTGAGTATGATGAGTCGATGACCGTGGATGCAGAAGTGGAGATCGTGGTGCAGGTCAACGGCAAGATTGTAACTCGCGCAACAATTTCGAAGGATCTGGATGCACAAGGAATGCAGGACTATACGATGGAACTGGCACCTGTGAAACAGGCGCTGGAAGGCAAGACTATTCGCAAAGTCATTGCCGTTCCAGGCAAACTGGTTAATATTGTTGCCGGTTAA
- a CDS encoding ComEC/Rec2 family competence protein, with amino-acid sequence MKNRPLLRFTIFWLCGSGMACVLTGWNLLWGMIGAAACLPLVLRLLNIRGWSVLLLLIAFIGGAVQWQWNDTRNYSHVPEYFDMTADEIHGLNGEIEGELVSDVRVDGDRAGFEMVISSMTADQEMHPKTEDSDPNHVLSPRTSETLKLPSRVNERIIVQVRLMEESEQQTAASWKRGDKLTLSGSWALPGEARNFGGFDYRSYLKTQYIHWMFKVKGADSVTAVPPEGWKRISILRWTDAARQLLGSAVDQLFPEPHAGYMKGLIIGMAKDIDPGTYGQFSQLGLTHILAISGTHVAVYVASLLMLMSWLKLTRETALTVVLFLIPAYVLLSGGSPSVIRAGMMSMIGLYMAKRGLARDSLQIISAAALLMMWWNPYFLLNVSFQLSFLVTAGLMIYMPLINRMFSTWPRSLAATASVTVTAQLISFPVTILYFNQFSLLSFAANFLLVSLISAVVLPLGTAAMMVSFVWFQAAKPLAWIAIQLNQLTFLSVEWMNGLPGFVMIWASPSLVWIAAYYAILYALLHLLHQRSASDKPPYIHAEEEDTAPLDIRGRTAAPPRSMWGTVRPSSRFEGTDSVNPVQAYTHNRLSLTAHHALPVQTAEVSRGSLAALGASIAWPEYAGAFTAKGAGYYSEVRMSRVQRWLSGVLAVSLAAGLWWAYQTPRPAGTGVVQFLDIGQGDSTLITTPEGRHILVDGGGTIDFGGSKHSWKTRRDPYEVGAKVVVPLLKKRGIHQLDAVIATHADQDHAGGLQAVLEQIPVKRFMFNGTTSGKEKFDQLIHTAVERQIPLFAIRQGMIYKPDQETSLYFVSPDFSDELDDMSGGVPFHENQNAASVVFLLEMAGTSMLFTGDMDAAAEQDVLYAIQDGSLAVPMSDHTGQDFQGGGISIDILKVAHHGSKTSSSDAWLRYWNAKAALISAGVNNTYGHPNPGVMQRLEATGSRIYRTDQMGEVQMRVKDGRVDVRYKLTEDIKRN; translated from the coding sequence GTGAAAAACAGACCGCTGCTTCGCTTTACAATCTTTTGGCTGTGTGGAAGTGGAATGGCATGTGTGCTGACAGGCTGGAATCTATTATGGGGAATGATAGGGGCGGCAGCTTGTCTCCCGCTTGTATTGCGATTATTAAATATTCGGGGATGGTCTGTCCTTCTGCTGCTCATTGCGTTTATAGGCGGGGCGGTGCAATGGCAGTGGAATGATACTCGTAACTACAGCCATGTGCCGGAGTACTTCGATATGACTGCTGACGAAATCCACGGGTTAAATGGAGAAATTGAAGGGGAGCTAGTATCGGACGTACGGGTAGATGGGGATCGGGCGGGTTTTGAGATGGTCATTTCATCCATGACAGCGGATCAAGAAATGCATCCAAAAACAGAAGATTCAGATCCAAATCATGTTTTATCGCCAAGAACGTCTGAAACACTAAAGCTTCCGTCCAGAGTAAACGAACGAATTATCGTGCAGGTTCGACTGATGGAAGAATCAGAACAGCAGACAGCAGCCTCCTGGAAGCGAGGAGACAAGCTGACGCTGTCAGGTTCTTGGGCTTTACCTGGAGAAGCCAGGAATTTTGGTGGATTTGACTACCGCAGTTATCTCAAAACGCAGTATATTCATTGGATGTTTAAGGTGAAGGGGGCTGATTCTGTTACTGCGGTGCCTCCCGAAGGATGGAAACGAATCAGTATACTGCGATGGACAGATGCCGCAAGGCAGCTGCTGGGTTCAGCGGTAGACCAGCTGTTCCCCGAACCGCATGCCGGATATATGAAGGGGCTCATCATCGGCATGGCAAAAGATATTGATCCGGGTACGTACGGTCAATTCTCACAGCTCGGATTAACGCATATTCTTGCGATCTCTGGAACACATGTTGCTGTATATGTTGCATCACTACTGATGCTCATGTCATGGCTGAAACTTACGAGAGAGACTGCCTTAACTGTGGTACTGTTTCTGATTCCGGCGTATGTACTGCTTTCGGGCGGTTCCCCTTCTGTAATTAGGGCAGGCATGATGTCTATGATTGGTTTATATATGGCGAAGCGTGGACTGGCGAGGGACAGTCTGCAGATCATCAGTGCAGCTGCTTTGCTGATGATGTGGTGGAACCCCTATTTTTTGCTGAATGTCAGTTTTCAGCTGTCTTTTCTGGTGACGGCAGGATTAATGATTTATATGCCGCTCATCAACAGGATGTTCAGTACATGGCCAAGATCGCTGGCGGCGACAGCTTCGGTGACGGTGACGGCGCAGCTGATCTCTTTTCCGGTGACCATTCTGTACTTTAACCAGTTTTCGCTGCTCTCTTTTGCGGCCAATTTTCTGCTGGTGTCCCTCATTAGTGCGGTGGTTTTACCTCTAGGAACGGCTGCCATGATGGTGTCATTCGTGTGGTTTCAGGCTGCAAAGCCGCTTGCATGGATTGCGATTCAGTTAAATCAACTAACCTTTTTGAGCGTGGAATGGATGAACGGCCTGCCCGGTTTTGTGATGATCTGGGCCTCCCCTTCTCTGGTATGGATTGCAGCCTATTATGCGATTTTGTACGCACTGCTTCATTTGCTTCATCAGAGGAGTGCCAGTGATAAGCCGCCGTATATACATGCGGAAGAAGAGGATACAGCTCCGCTTGATATTCGCGGACGAACTGCTGCTCCCCCGCGCAGCATGTGGGGAACGGTGAGGCCATCTTCTCGTTTTGAAGGTACGGATTCAGTTAATCCTGTGCAGGCCTATACTCATAATCGTTTGTCCCTCACAGCACACCATGCCCTTCCTGTCCAGACAGCAGAAGTGAGTCGGGGTTCACTCGCTGCCCTTGGTGCGAGTATTGCGTGGCCGGAGTACGCAGGTGCATTTACAGCCAAAGGTGCGGGATATTACAGCGAAGTACGAATGAGCAGGGTTCAGCGCTGGTTAAGTGGTGTGCTTGCCGTAAGTTTGGCAGCCGGATTATGGTGGGCTTATCAAACTCCTCGGCCTGCGGGAACAGGAGTGGTTCAGTTTCTCGATATTGGGCAGGGAGACAGTACTTTGATTACAACGCCAGAAGGCAGACATATTCTCGTAGATGGCGGAGGTACAATTGACTTTGGCGGCAGTAAACACTCGTGGAAAACAAGGCGTGACCCTTACGAAGTGGGGGCGAAGGTGGTCGTTCCTTTATTGAAAAAGAGAGGTATTCATCAACTGGACGCGGTGATTGCGACCCATGCCGATCAAGATCATGCAGGCGGACTGCAGGCTGTTCTGGAGCAGATTCCGGTGAAACGCTTCATGTTTAACGGAACGACAAGTGGAAAAGAGAAGTTTGATCAGCTGATACATACAGCGGTGGAGCGCCAAATACCGTTATTCGCGATTCGTCAGGGCATGATCTATAAGCCGGATCAGGAAACGTCGTTGTATTTCGTTTCACCGGACTTTAGTGATGAACTGGATGATATGTCGGGAGGCGTACCTTTTCATGAGAATCAGAACGCTGCGTCGGTTGTCTTTTTGCTGGAGATGGCGGGAACGTCTATGCTCTTTACGGGGGATATGGATGCGGCAGCCGAGCAGGACGTGCTCTATGCTATTCAGGATGGTTCGCTGGCAGTCCCTATGTCAGACCATACGGGTCAAGATTTCCAAGGAGGTGGGATATCGATAGACATCCTCAAGGTTGCTCACCACGGCAGTAAAACATCCTCCTCAGACGCATGGCTCAGGTACTGGAATGCTAAAGCTGCACTAATCTCTGCGGGTGTAAACAATACTTATGGCCATCCCAACCCGGGGGTAATGCAACGTCTGGAGGCGACGGGTTCGCGGATTTATCGAACCGACCAGATGGGCGAGGTACAGATGAGGGTGAAAGATGGCAGGGTGGATGTTCGGTATAAGCTGACTGAGGACATAAAACGAAATTAG
- a CDS encoding DUF5316 family protein, which yields MTFFIYLGIILIFISGLCIGAWTTDYQQRGNFYSESKRDRVIKKKVAAWSTLAGVCSFAAAGMMYLLS from the coding sequence ATGACTTTTTTTATCTATCTAGGAATCATTCTCATTTTTATTTCCGGACTGTGCATTGGAGCATGGACAACAGATTACCAACAAAGAGGTAATTTTTATTCAGAGTCCAAGAGAGACCGTGTAATAAAGAAGAAAGTCGCTGCATGGTCTACTTTAGCAGGTGTCTGCTCGTTTGCAGCTGCTGGAATGATGTATTTACTAAGCTAA
- a CDS encoding aminoglycoside phosphotransferase family protein, with protein MESTYKTRLSKEQLDQIITHQLAAAIQECEEMIDGWANHAYKIVLSDGRKIVLKIAPSAATNLMRCEQDLMTAEVEALRLAAGLKDVPVPQVLAYDASLAFAPAQYFIMEYMSGTPYNQVKTQLTVSEQEEIEQQLGQYNKRINEIKGDRFGYFSGKDRQRSTWREAFLMLMEDMLADGEKAKIDIGIDYNELRRLIEERSDVLDEVTEPMLISWDLWDGNVLVQDKQITGIIDFERSLWGDPLMEHYFSHFNYTPGFLKGYGREIVTESERKRRSLYDLYFDLALRIECDYRQYDNQEHIQWTIQNLKKGIERFRNV; from the coding sequence ATGGAAAGTACATATAAAACGAGATTATCCAAAGAGCAGCTGGATCAGATCATTACACATCAACTCGCTGCGGCCATTCAGGAATGTGAAGAAATGATTGACGGATGGGCAAACCATGCCTATAAAATAGTGCTAAGTGACGGACGAAAAATTGTCCTTAAAATTGCGCCCTCGGCTGCAACCAATCTGATGCGCTGTGAGCAGGATCTGATGACAGCAGAAGTGGAAGCACTCCGGCTTGCTGCCGGTCTGAAGGATGTTCCTGTGCCTCAGGTGCTGGCTTATGATGCTTCGCTTGCTTTTGCACCTGCACAGTATTTTATTATGGAATACATGTCCGGGACGCCGTATAACCAGGTAAAAACTCAACTTACAGTGTCAGAGCAGGAAGAAATTGAGCAGCAGTTAGGACAATATAACAAGCGAATCAACGAGATTAAGGGGGATCGATTCGGTTATTTTTCGGGGAAGGACAGACAGCGCAGCACATGGAGAGAAGCATTTTTGATGTTGATGGAGGATATGCTTGCCGATGGAGAAAAGGCAAAGATTGATATTGGTATTGACTACAATGAGCTGCGGCGTCTGATCGAGGAAAGATCAGATGTACTGGATGAAGTGACCGAACCCATGTTGATCAGCTGGGATCTGTGGGATGGTAATGTGTTGGTGCAGGATAAACAGATTACGGGCATTATCGATTTTGAACGCTCGTTGTGGGGTGATCCGCTGATGGAGCACTATTTCAGTCATTTTAACTATACTCCGGGATTTCTGAAAGGGTATGGCCGAGAGATTGTGACGGAGAGTGAGCGGAAGCGCAGAAGCTTGTACGATTTGTATTTTGATCTTGCACTTCGAATTGAATGTGATTACCGGCAGTATGATAATCAGGAGCATATCCAATGGACGATTCAGAATCTGAAGAAGGGTATTGAACGTTTTCGGAATGTTTGA
- the comER gene encoding late competence protein ComER has protein sequence MKVGFIGTGSMGSLLIYALIQSGALEPRQIAASNRTPSKVRQLSLRYPGLHESQSNRETVIRSSIIFLCVKPLEFRHVIDDILPVVTPNHIIVSITSPVQLRHLESSLPCKVSKVIPSVTHQVGSGATLFIHGERMTAEDRKVLEGLLSHIGKPYQVDEACTRITSDFSSCGPAFISFFLEQWIESAVRLTGIKRADACALAGEMLLGTGKLLTEGGYTPQELQARVAVPGGITAQALALLRNNLDGVFDNLIHTTHEKYDEDLVKLDEVFRASEINRQQY, from the coding sequence ATGAAGGTTGGATTTATCGGAACCGGCAGCATGGGCAGTCTGTTGATCTATGCCCTGATCCAATCCGGTGCACTCGAACCCCGTCAGATTGCAGCAAGCAACCGCACCCCTTCCAAAGTACGTCAGCTATCCCTCCGTTACCCTGGACTGCATGAATCACAGAGCAATCGGGAAACGGTGATTCGCAGCAGCATCATCTTCCTGTGTGTGAAGCCGCTGGAATTCCGACATGTGATTGATGATATCCTGCCTGTCGTGACTCCCAATCATATCATTGTCTCGATCACCAGTCCCGTGCAGCTGCGCCATCTGGAATCTTCACTTCCTTGCAAAGTCTCCAAGGTTATTCCCAGCGTTACTCACCAGGTCGGCAGCGGAGCAACTCTGTTCATCCATGGCGAGCGAATGACGGCCGAAGACCGCAAAGTGCTGGAAGGTCTGCTGAGTCATATCGGCAAGCCTTACCAAGTGGATGAAGCCTGCACCCGAATCACATCGGACTTTTCCAGCTGCGGACCTGCATTTATATCATTCTTTCTGGAACAATGGATCGAAAGTGCTGTACGCCTGACAGGTATCAAACGAGCAGACGCCTGTGCTCTTGCCGGTGAGATGCTTCTGGGAACAGGCAAGCTGCTCACCGAAGGGGGTTACACACCGCAAGAACTTCAAGCTCGTGTCGCTGTACCTGGCGGAATAACCGCTCAGGCACTTGCACTGCTGCGAAACAACCTGGATGGTGTATTCGACAACCTGATCCATACGACACATGAGAAATATGATGAAGATTTAGTCAAGCTGGATGAGGTGTTTCGTGCCAGTGAAATTAACCGGCAACAATATTAA